Part of the Pseudomonas baltica genome is shown below.
TCGGGTCCAGCCGCAACGAACGGCTGACCTGATGCACCGCCAACCCCCACTCATAGCCCTGTACTGAAATCACGAACTGCAGGCCCTGCTTGAAATCATCCCGGTAGCGGTCCGGCATCACCCAACGGGCGGTGTCCAGCACCTTCAGGTTGCCGCTGAGGCTGGGCAGTATCCCCAGGAACCATTCAGGCTGACCGAACAACGGCGTCAGCTCCTGGCCTGCCAGGGAGTAGATCGACCCCAGGCACACCAGCGGCACCGCCAGCGTCAGCCCGGCGACGTCGAACAACAAGCATTCGAACGGCTCGCTCGCCCACAGTGGGCGGCCATCGGCACCAAGCGCCGGTGGGCCATCAGTACTGGCGTTATGCTTGTTATCGGTGATTGGCGCCGGGACTTGAGCGCCGGTCGGCGACTTGTGTACATCTACCAGTGCGTCGACACGTGCGAGTGAAGATTCGGCAGGTGCCGGCACCACGCTTGCCGGGCTCGAGGCCAAGGACAATTCCACGGGCTCGGCGGCGCGGGTCACTTCAAGCACTGGCAATTCCAGCTGCAGATCCGGCTCGTCGAGCTCGAACAGCGGCGGCTCGCTGGGCAGCAACAACGGCTGCGCAACTCTGGGCTCAGGCTCGGCCCAGCGGCTCAGCGGGGTTACCGGCTTGTCGCTCAGGGCAGGCTGTGCCACAGCGGGCGCAGGCGTATGCGGGGCCTTGGCGGCATCCCGCGCCTGCTCTTCGAGCACAGCCGCCTGGAACTCGTCGGTGACGGCTTCTGCGGCGGTCTCTGGGGATACATCCTGAGCCTCGAGGCGCTCATCGTTGCTCGGTGGCAATTCTTCAGTGATGTCTTGCAGCAACGCATCCAGATAAGACTGCAAGGCCAGCTGGGGACGGGAGTTGCGATTCGAGGGACGATTCATCACGCCACCTGCGTTACGAGCAGTTGCGTCAACAGGTGCTTGAGCAACGCGCGATAGGCAACCACGCCGCGGCTCTTGCCGTCGAACTGCGAGGGCGTCAACCCCGCCCGACTGGCATCGCGCAAGCGCGTATCGACCGGAATGTAGCCTTGCCAGACCTGCTCCGGCCAGGCGTCGCGCAACACCCGCAGGGTGCCAAGGGAAGCCTGGGTGCGCCGATCGAACAGGGTCGGCACGATACTGAACGGCAAAGGCTGCTTGCGCGAGCGATTGATCATCGCCAAGGTGCTCACCATGCGCTCCAGGCCCTTGACGGCCAGATGCTCGGTCTGCACCGGGATCACCAATTGCTGGCTCGCCGCGAGGGCGTTGACCATCAGCACGCCGAGCAACGGCGGGCTGTCGATGATGGCGTAGTCGAAGTCTTGCCACAGTTGCGCCAGACTCTTGGCGATCACCAGGCCCAGGCCACCATGGCCAGGCGATTGACGCTCCAGCGTAGCCAGGGCCGTACTCGACGGCAGCAGCGAGATGTTCTCGTGGCTGGTCGACTGCAGCAACTGCCCCGGCAGGCCGTCGGGCACGCCGCCCTTGTGCAGGAACAGGTCGTAGCAGCTGTGTTCGAGTTCGTCGGGGTTATAGCCGAAATAGCTGGTCATCGACCCATGCGGATCGAGATCGACCACGACCACGCGCTTGCCGCTCTCGGCCAGCAACCCGGCGAGGGCGATCGAAGTGGTGGTTTTGCCGACCCCACCTTTCTGGTTGGCTACTGCCCAGACTCTCATTGTGCGGCTTCCTCTCGGCTGCACGCGTGGCGCAGCCCGAGATCCAGGTGTGGATGACTCACGGCTTGGGTGACGGGCTTTTGACGGCACCGCTCTTCGCCGGTGGATTTGTCGTAGCCGGTGCACTTTGTGTGCCAGCACGACGCAATGCTGCATCCGGCGTTGCGCCAGAAGTGCCAGAGCCGGTCAAACTACGGCGCACCTCAAGGTTGCGCGAGATCACCAGCACCACGCGCCGGTTGTGTCCGCGCCCATCGGCAGTGGTGTTGGTGTCGATCGGCTGGAACTCGCCATAGCCCACTGCGGCCATGCGCTGCGGCGCGATGCCATCGATGGCGAGCATGCGCACGATACTGGCGGCCCGCGCCGATGACAGCTCCCAGTTGGTCGGGTACTGCGCCGTGCGAATCGGCTGGTCATCGGTAAAGCCTTCGACATGCACCGGGTTGTCGAAGGGTTTGAGAATGCCCGCGACCTTGTCGACGATCGTGAACGCCAGATCGCTGGGGATCGCATCGCCGCTGCCGAACAGCAACCCGGACTTGAGTTCTATCTCGATCCACAATTCGTTGCCGCGCACGGTCAGTTGATTGGAAGAGATCAGGTCGCCAAAGGCGTTGCGCACATCGTCGGCGATGGTCTGCAGGGCATCGGCCTTGCCCATCGCCGCTTCGGTCTGATCGGCATCCTGCACCAGTGGCTGGGCCGGGGTGATGGTCTGCGGACGGTCCTCGCCGATGTTGATCGGCTTGGTGGTCTTGGCCTGATCGTTGAATACCCCGACCAGCGTTTCGGACAACACCTTGTATTTGCCCTCGTTGATCGAGGAAATCGAATACATGACCACGAAGAAGGCGAACAGCAAGGTGATGAAATCCGCATAGGACACCAGCCAGCGTTCGTGATTCTCGTGTTCCTCGGGCTGTCGATGGCGGCGGCGAGACATGGCTACTCCATCACTCCATGAAGCCTTGCAGCTTCAGTTCGATGGACCGCGGGTTCTCACCCTCGGCGATGGACAGGATGCCTTCGAGCATCATTTCCCGATACCGGGCCTGGCGATGAGCGATCGCCTTGAGCTTGTTGGCCGTGGGCAGCAGCACCAGGTTGGCACTGGCCACGCCGTAGATGGTGGCGATGAACGCCACGGCAATACCGCTGCCCAGCTGCGACGGATTGGCGAGGTTGCCCATCACGTGAATCAGGCCCATGACCGCACCGATGATGCCGATGGTGGGCGCGTAACCGCCCATGCATTCGAATACCTTGGCGGCCTGAATGTCGCGGCTTTCCTGGGTCAGGAAATCTACTTCGAGGATACTGCGGATGGCCTCCGGCTCGGCGCCGTCGACCAGCAGTTGCAAGCCTTTGCGGGCGTAGGGGTCAAGCTCGGTGTCGGCTACCGACTCGAGCCCCAGCAGACCATCCTTGCGCGCGATCAGGCTCCAGGTCACGACGTTGTCGATGCCCCGGGCCAGGTCGATGCGTGGCGGAAAGATGATCCAGCGAATGATCACCAGCGAGCGCGCGAAGGCACTCAGGGGTGTCTGCAGCAGCGCTGCAGCCAGGGTGCCGCCGATGACGATCAACGCCGCCGGGCCATTGAGCAATGCGGTGATGCTGCCGCCTTCGAGAAAATTGCCGCCGACGATCGCGACAAAGGCCAGGATGATCCCTATCAGGCTCAACACATCCATCAGACGCAGGCCTCCGTCAGGTGCCGACCGATGTCGTCAAGGCTGTAGATGGCATCGGCGAGGTTGGCTTTGACGATCGCCATGGGCATGCCATAGATCACGCAGCTGGCTTCGTCCTGGGCCCAGATCTGGCTGCCGCCCTGTTTGAGCAGACGTGCGCCTTCTCGGCCGTCGGCGCCCATGCCAGTCAACACCACCGCCAGCACTTTGTCGCCGTAGGACTTGGCTGCGGAACCGAAGGTGATGTCCACGCAGGGCTTGTAATTGAGACGCTCATCGCCGGGCAGGATCTTCACCGTGCCGCGGCCATCGACCATCATCTGCTTGCCGCCAGGTGCCAACAGCGCCAGACCAGGGCGCAGCACGTCGCCGTCCTCGGCTTCCTTGACCTGGATCTGGCAGAGCTTGTCGAGGCGCTCGGCGAAGGCTTTGGTGAAGGCCGCCGGCATGTGCTGAACCAGCACGATAGGCGCCGGGAAATTGGCCGGCAGTTGGGTGAGCACCCGTTGCAGCGCGACCGGGCCGCCCGTGGAGGTACCGATGGCGACCAGCTTGTAGGATTTACGCTTGGGCGGTGGCGACAACGGCTGCGCCGGGGCATCAGCGGCGGGGCGCGGGGCCGGGCTGCGTGCAGCGGGAGAAGGTGCCGGGCTGCGGGTGACGCTTTCGCGGGCAGGCCTAGCGCCCACAGGCGCAGCGCCAACGGGGGCGGCTCTGGTTGTGGGAGCGGGTTCTGCCCGCGAAGCAGGCGCCGCAGTCGCAAAGCTGCTGCGGCGGTTGCTGCGCGCGAGGGTGTGAATCTTCTCGCACAGCATCTGCCGGACTTTCTCGGGATTGCGCGAGATGTCTTCGAAATTCTTTGGAAGGAAATCCGTGGCCCCGGCGTCCAGCGCATCGAGGGTCACTCGGGCGCCTTCGTGGGTCAGGGAGGAAAACATCAATACCGGCGTCGGACAGCGCTGCATGATATGCCGCACCGCAGTGATGCCGTCCATCATCGGCATCTCGTAGTCCATGGTGATGACGTCGGGCTTGAGCGCGATGGCCTGATCGATGGCTTCGCGACCGTTGGTAGCGGTGCCGACGACCTGGATAGTGCTATCCGAGGCAAGAATTTCCGAGACACGGCGGCGGAAGAAACCGGAATCATCCACCACCAGAACCTTGACTGCCATAAACACTCCATTAGGCCGGGCAGCACGGAGGCTGCCCTGCCGTTAATCAGATACGCCGTGCCGCATAGCGTTTGAGCATGCTCGGTACGTCGAGGATCAGGGCGATGCGACCGTCACCGGTAATGGTGGCACCCGACATGCCTGGCGTGCCCTGCAGCATCTTGCCCAGCGGTTTGATCACCACTTCTTCCTGGCCCACCAACTGGTCGACCACGAAGCCGATGCGCTGGGTGCCCACGGAGAGGATCACCACATGGCCTTCACGTTGTTCTTCATGAGCGGCCGAGGACACCAGCCAGCGCTTGAGGTAGAACAGCGGCAGGGCCTTGTCGCGCACGATGACCACTTCCTGGCCGTCGACCACGTTGGTCCGCGACAGGTCGAGGTGGAAGATCTCGTTGACGTTGACCAGCGGGAAGGCGAAGGCCTGGTTGCCGAGCATGACCATCAGGGTCGGCATGATCGCCAGCGTCAGCGGAACCTTGATGACGATCTTCGAGCCCTGGCCCTTGGTCGAATAGATGTTGATGGTGCCGTTGAGCTGGGAGATCTTGGTTTTCACCACATCCATGCCCACACCGCGGCCCGACACGTCGGATATCTCGGTCTTGGTCGAGAAGCCCGGGGCGAAGATCAGGTTGTAGCACTCGGTGTCGCTCAGGCGATCGGCGGCATCCTTGTCCATGACGCCACGCTTGACGGCAATGTTGCGCAGCACCTGCGGGTCCATGCCCTTGCCGTCGTCGGAGATCGACAAGAGGATATGGTCGCCTTCCTGTTCAGCCGAAAGCACGACCTTGCCGCCGCGCGCCTTGCCTGAAGCTTCACGCTCTTCGGGGGTTTCGACGCCGTGGTCGACAGCGTTGCGCACCAAGTGGACCAACGGGTCGGCCAGGGCCTCGACGAGGTTCTTGTCGAGGTCGGTTTCTTCGCCCACCAGCTCCAGGTTGATTTCTTTCTTGAGCTGGCGCGCCAGGTCGCGAACCAGGCGCGGGAAGCGCCCGAAGACCTTCTTGATCGGCTGCATGCGGGTCTTCATGACCGCAGTCTGCAGGTCGGCGGTGACCACATCGAGGTTGGACACGGCTTTTTGCATCGACTCGTCGGCGCTGTTGGCACCCAGGCGCACCAGACGGTTACGCACCAGTACCAGTTCGCCGACCATGTTCATGATTTCGTCCAGCCGCGCGGTGTCGACCCGTACAGTGGTTTCCGCCTCGGTGGTGGCAGGCTTTTCGCCGCTTGGCACTGGCGCACGAGCGGGCGCCGGGGCAGCGGCCTTGGCAGGTTCGGCCTTGGCGGCAGGCGCTGGCTCAGCCTTGGCCACCGGGGCAGGCGCGGGCTTGGCAGCGGCTGGCGCAGCAGCTTTCGCCGGGGCGGTGGCCACGGCGGTTTCGGTGAATTTGCCCTTGCCATGCAGCTCATCGAGCAAGGACTCGAACTCATCGTCCGAGATCAGATCCGCCGAGCCTGCCGGCGCGGCATTGGCTGCAGGCGCAGCCGGAGCCGCAGCGGCTGGCGCAACGGCGTCAGGCGCGAATGAGCCCTTACCGTGCAACTGATCGAGCAAGGCTTCGAATTCGTCGTCGGTAATTTCATCGCTGGCCGCGGCCTTGCCGGTCGCTGCGCCTGCAGCGGGGCTGGCAGGTGCTGCGGCCGGTGCCGAGAATTGGCCTTTGCCATGCAACTGGTCGAGCAGCGACTCGAACTCGTCATCGGTGATTTCGTCACCGCTGGCGGGCGTCGGCGCTGCAGCAGCAGGGGCTGGCGCAGCAGGTGCCTGGCCCTCGGCCTCAGCTTCGGCTTTGGAAGCGCTGAGGCTGTTGAGCAGGGATTCGAATTCGTCATCGGTGATATCGACAGGCTCTTCAGCCACGACTTCAACCGGGGCAGGCGCTGCGGCGACTTCGTCGGCACTGGCCGGCTCGGCCAACCGCGCCAGCGCTGCCAACAACTCGGGCGTGGCTGGCGTGACCTCGGTGCGTTCGCGCACTTCGCCGAACATGCTGTTGACGGCGTCGAGTGCCTCAAGCACCACGTCCATCAGCTCCGAGTCAACGCGACGCTCACCCTTGCGCAGGATGTCGAAGACGTTTTCGGCGATGTGGCAGCACTCCACCAGCTCATTGAGCTGGAGGAAGCCGGCGCCGCCTTTAACAGTGTGGAATCCGCGAAAAATGGCATTGAGCAAATCCGCATCATCTGGCCGGCTCTCGAGCTCTACCAGTTGTTCGGAGAGTTGCTCGAGGATCTCGCCGGCCTCTACCAGGAAATCCTGAAGGATTTCTTCATCGGCGCCGAAGCTCATGTGGGTGCTCCCTGGAATTCGTTGACCGTCATCAGTATCTGGAAACTAGAACCCCAGGCTGGACAGCAGATCGTCGACGTCATCCTGTCCGGATACAACGTCATCACGTTTATCGGCATGAATCTGCGGACCTTCACCCCTGGTGGGATGTTTTTCTTTATCTTTTTCGTCGCGCAGTTGCTGATGGTCGTGTTGGATCCCTGCAAAACGGTCAACCTGACTGGCCATGAGCACCAGTTTG
Proteins encoded:
- a CDS encoding CheW domain-containing protein, with the translated sequence MLEEQARDAAKAPHTPAPAVAQPALSDKPVTPLSRWAEPEPRVAQPLLLPSEPPLFELDEPDLQLELPVLEVTRAAEPVELSLASSPASVVPAPAESSLARVDALVDVHKSPTGAQVPAPITDNKHNASTDGPPALGADGRPLWASEPFECLLFDVAGLTLAVPLVCLGSIYSLAGQELTPLFGQPEWFLGILPSLSGNLKVLDTARWVMPDRYRDDFKQGLQFVISVQGYEWGLAVHQVSRSLRLDPNEIKWRSQRGQRPWLAGTVIEHMCALLDVAALAELIASGGAKQMEAAAIQAAKAAAKPAARAKR
- a CDS encoding ParA family protein; the protein is MRVWAVANQKGGVGKTTTSIALAGLLAESGKRVVVVDLDPHGSMTSYFGYNPDELEHSCYDLFLHKGGVPDGLPGQLLQSTSHENISLLPSSTALATLERQSPGHGGLGLVIAKSLAQLWQDFDYAIIDSPPLLGVLMVNALAASQQLVIPVQTEHLAVKGLERMVSTLAMINRSRKQPLPFSIVPTLFDRRTQASLGTLRVLRDAWPEQVWQGYIPVDTRLRDASRAGLTPSQFDGKSRGVVAYRALLKHLLTQLLVTQVA
- the motD gene encoding flagellar motor protein MotD, which produces MSRRRHRQPEEHENHERWLVSYADFITLLFAFFVVMYSISSINEGKYKVLSETLVGVFNDQAKTTKPINIGEDRPQTITPAQPLVQDADQTEAAMGKADALQTIADDVRNAFGDLISSNQLTVRGNELWIEIELKSGLLFGSGDAIPSDLAFTIVDKVAGILKPFDNPVHVEGFTDDQPIRTAQYPTNWELSSARAASIVRMLAIDGIAPQRMAAVGYGEFQPIDTNTTADGRGHNRRVVLVISRNLEVRRSLTGSGTSGATPDAALRRAGTQSAPATTNPPAKSGAVKSPSPKP
- a CDS encoding flagellar motor protein → MDVLSLIGIILAFVAIVGGNFLEGGSITALLNGPAALIVIGGTLAAALLQTPLSAFARSLVIIRWIIFPPRIDLARGIDNVVTWSLIARKDGLLGLESVADTELDPYARKGLQLLVDGAEPEAIRSILEVDFLTQESRDIQAAKVFECMGGYAPTIGIIGAVMGLIHVMGNLANPSQLGSGIAVAFIATIYGVASANLVLLPTANKLKAIAHRQARYREMMLEGILSIAEGENPRSIELKLQGFME
- a CDS encoding chemotaxis response regulator protein-glutamate methylesterase, with product MAVKVLVVDDSGFFRRRVSEILASDSTIQVVGTATNGREAIDQAIALKPDVITMDYEMPMMDGITAVRHIMQRCPTPVLMFSSLTHEGARVTLDALDAGATDFLPKNFEDISRNPEKVRQMLCEKIHTLARSNRRSSFATAAPASRAEPAPTTRAAPVGAAPVGARPARESVTRSPAPSPAARSPAPRPAADAPAQPLSPPPKRKSYKLVAIGTSTGGPVALQRVLTQLPANFPAPIVLVQHMPAAFTKAFAERLDKLCQIQVKEAEDGDVLRPGLALLAPGGKQMMVDGRGTVKILPGDERLNYKPCVDITFGSAAKSYGDKVLAVVLTGMGADGREGARLLKQGGSQIWAQDEASCVIYGMPMAIVKANLADAIYSLDDIGRHLTEACV
- a CDS encoding chemotaxis protein CheA; this translates as MSFGADEEILQDFLVEAGEILEQLSEQLVELESRPDDADLLNAIFRGFHTVKGGAGFLQLNELVECCHIAENVFDILRKGERRVDSELMDVVLEALDAVNSMFGEVRERTEVTPATPELLAALARLAEPASADEVAAAPAPVEVVAEEPVDITDDEFESLLNSLSASKAEAEAEGQAPAAPAPAAAAPTPASGDEITDDEFESLLDQLHGKGQFSAPAAAPASPAAGAATGKAAASDEITDDEFEALLDQLHGKGSFAPDAVAPAAAAPAAPAANAAPAGSADLISDDEFESLLDELHGKGKFTETAVATAPAKAAAPAAAKPAPAPVAKAEPAPAAKAEPAKAAAPAPARAPVPSGEKPATTEAETTVRVDTARLDEIMNMVGELVLVRNRLVRLGANSADESMQKAVSNLDVVTADLQTAVMKTRMQPIKKVFGRFPRLVRDLARQLKKEINLELVGEETDLDKNLVEALADPLVHLVRNAVDHGVETPEEREASGKARGGKVVLSAEQEGDHILLSISDDGKGMDPQVLRNIAVKRGVMDKDAADRLSDTECYNLIFAPGFSTKTEISDVSGRGVGMDVVKTKISQLNGTINIYSTKGQGSKIVIKVPLTLAIMPTLMVMLGNQAFAFPLVNVNEIFHLDLSRTNVVDGQEVVIVRDKALPLFYLKRWLVSSAAHEEQREGHVVILSVGTQRIGFVVDQLVGQEEVVIKPLGKMLQGTPGMSGATITGDGRIALILDVPSMLKRYAARRI